ctGTGGAGCCTGCACAGCCTGATATCAATGAGTTGTGCACTGATATGTTTGAAAAGATGGCCATCTTCCTGCAGGGAGAACTTACAGGTCTTATAGATGTTTCGCTCGtctcattttctcttattttcccAGCTCACAGTCACAACTATTGTATATTGTGAGACAGAGGAGTAAGTTCTGACACTGGACTTTAATTTCTCATTGTCATTCATTCAGGGATGTTCATGTATGTTTTCCCTGTGTCCTTAACCTTCCAGCCACCTGTGAGGATTACCGACTGCTGGAGAACATGAACAAGCTAACCAGTCTGAAGTACATGGAAATGAAAGACATAAGCATCAATATCAGCCGTAATTTGCAGGACCTAAACAACAAGTGTGAGTGAGCTATACTGTGTTTGCACAGAAATTCAGCAAAATAgcatcattatactgtatataattatCATATTTGTAGCTGGCGTATCATTTATACTACTACAATATGCTCTAAATTCATGCATGGGATGTGCTTGCTTTAGATGCTAGCCTACAGCCCTACCTGGACCAGATAAATCAAATTGAAGAGCAAGTGTCTGCGCTTGAACAAGCTGCTTACAAACTAGACGCATACTCCAAGAAACTGGGTAAGCCTTTTAATGTACAGAAGTGCGGTACTTTGTGCATATGTCTACATTGATATCTAAGACAGACGGGTGCTGTTTGACTTCAACAGTGAATAAGCTCCACTTTGATAATGTTCTTATAAACTTTGTCTTAATAATAGCCATATTAATAGAATTACACAGTATACTTCCTTAGTCAGTTGACTGTGTTTTGAGCGCAGTCTGTACACAACGTTTTATTTCAGTGCTATGTGTTCCATAGACTAATAATAGTGCAGATGCTTTTTTCAGCTCATATTGCAAAACATTATGAGGTCCACCAGCAGATGGTGCTGCAATGCCACAGACAATTCCTCGCTAATTATTTTGACTTTGCAGCTtacaaaaacattcagacattCCTTCACTGAGTTGCATTTAAATTTAGCGAACACAGGTTTACTGCTTTCTGTTATTGCAACCCTTAGCTATAGAGTGAACagtcttctctttctttgtctttacagAGGCCAGATTCAAAAAGCTAGAGAAGCGGTGAGGGGAAAGAAGAGGCAGACTGAGAGTTATGGTGCCTTCTCACCTTTTTTCATCCTGCCTTGCCGCCTTCTTTCCCTGCCAGTGGAGCCAAGAGTGGCAGGGAGGATGTGACCTGAGgctgaaacaacaaacactaacagCCTCTTTGATACCTAAAGGACCAAGGAGGAAACAGCTGAAGGCACATGTATTAATACAGCAGTACTTGGCTTAGATGTTTTAGCGGCGGTCACGCAGCCAAGGTGTATAGGTTAATATGGCATATGCCCACATGCTTTTTCAGATACAGTACACATAATGTAAAAGGTATCTGTCTAATTACCACCAGATCCAAACTTGGTTGTGCAATCAGATTAGACTAATCTACTCTTAAACCAAAGCATACAACAGATTGGCTGGAACTTGCACCATAGGTGTTTATAATTACTCTTTTACCAGATATAGATCATTTACAGGATAAAGCATGCTcattcatttgtctttaatAATGTTCCAGCCCAAATGTCTCTGGCAATTTCAGGAAACCGACCTCTTGATAGAGCTCCCCTTACTGCACACAAACCATCTCTAAATCGCACTAGATCTGTAGTAGAGTGTTTTAACCATGCAGTTATTTGATATGATGCTTATTGtattacatttgtttgaaaATACTGACATTGACTACTGGAAgcctttttttaataaactatgATGTACGTATTGTTGCGTGACTGCTTTCTTAAAATGAACCCACCATTGACAGCAGGTGGCAGACCTGCACCATGGTAAAGACTTAAATCAATGCATAGTTGATCTATCAAATATTGTATATCCCTGGATATACTGACCCTCTGCAGAAGGAGGTTTGGGTCTTAGCCTTTTTTTAAGAAGAAGAACCCCAATAATAGTGAGATCAACAGGGGAAACATGAAACACTTGACAATTGAAAGGAAAGGGTGACTAGAGTGACTAATGGGTGAATGGGTGactaaaggtgtgtgtgtgtgtgtgtgtttaatgccCTATGCCTCCTTTGCTTTCTCCTATATTATCTGTGGCAGACTGATACAACCTCCCTCTTGAGTATGTGAGGGTTTGTGTGTCAGTTCATGCACACGTAGGCATGTTTGTGTAAGACCTAATCTAAAACAGGTCTCTGTCATTAGTCCAGTTGAGGCCCCAGCACAGAGGGAGCTCATTATTCATACTGTAACATTATTTACTGTTGCACTGTGATCCTTCCATCTCTCGCTTTCACTGTTTTTTCCAGGACCCTGGGGCATAAATTCAGCTCCCCTCCCAAAGGCTGAAACCAGGTCTATTAAATGATTTGGGGTTGTTTTCTAAAATCTAAGGAGTACCAGGAGGCAGTCAAGCATAGAGGAGAAGGCAACATGCTCATTGTAAGTGAAACCTTTCTTATATGATTTAGACTGGGAAGTACAGCAAAATTAGATAATGCTGTAAGCAATATAGTTTGTGTGAGGAAACTAATTATATATTCTATATGCTTAGTAATGGGTAATGGTGAATATAGATATATACTTCTATTCTGTAGATATCTTAGATGATTctaataaatataatactgaACAGCGGGAACCATTTATAACTGGACAGTGTTCTCTTTCTcaatattttcaaatgaaaactgctattctaatgtgttgcctaTACAAACAGTGaaggaataaaacaaaagaaatataaatcaaaacacTATTTTAATAGATTGCTGTGGCCAATGCGGTAGCATTTCTTGATTATCTAAGTTTTTCGCCTAAGAACCAGCAAGGAAAGTATTACCACATGCCTCTGTTTATACCTGAAACATCGTGAGGCAGCCACATATCTGAATAGAGGATGATTTCACTGATATACTTATTTTTTGATGTTTACGTGTTTACAGTTGCAATCAAAATCATTTCAACTCATTGACCACATTTAGAAATGTTCAGCTGTTGGTATGAACTCAACACAGCTAATGTTACAAGTGGTTCCTCCAAATTCACTTAAAAATGCAGTCTTAAGATTGTTCAAGCCCTTCATAACAACAATCTTCAGTACTCCAGTAAAGTACTCTTCTGCTGTTGTGACCTGCTGCAAACCAGTTTCCATCAGTCACCAGTTTCTGGCAGCGTTCCCGAGGAATCTTAACCCATTATTTGTGGGCAATGTCCTACAGTTCACTGATATTGGGACTAACAAGCCTTGATGGACTTTGAGGTACGCTTGtgatcattgtcctgttggaaAGTCGAGTGACACTCAAGCTTCAGCTTCTTCACAGATGGCACAGTTTCATCAGGTTTCATTCTAGGATGTCATGACACTTGATACACGCCTTCCACATGCTGCAGGTTTCCAAGTAGAAGTAAAGCAGCCACAGAGTATTACCATGCCACCACCATGATTCAACGTAAGCAAGGTTTTCGATTCAGTATATGCTTCATTTGTCTCCCTAGAGACATATTGCTGATCTATAGGCCtaaaattgttttgtttcagcagAGCAGAATCccaaaacattttccaattaGTTTCTCACCACAGTTTTTGCATAGGTTAAACCAACTAAATATGATGCAGCATCAACAGGTACAGGTAGGCTAATTGATTCTGGACCTTTGCAAGAGCTATActatttgttttcctgttttcagtctttgtggTAAGCTAAGTTTCTGCTGGCTGTAGCTTACAGATGTTGCTGTGCTaatatgtgaaatattattAGGCTATTATCAGTGAACTATATTGTGTGTAGGATATTGTAAACATATGTAGTGCAGAAGGCAGAGTATTCCAGTGAGAAAGGTTTGATCAGACTTTACAGCCACTAGGTACCACCTTGTTTATCAATTTGCCTTATGCTGTACAAGTTCTGATTTAGGATTTCTCAGCTACAATCAGAAACCAATAACCCATTTTAGGTCATTACTATAATACCAAGAAACATGCTATCCCTCAGTTTCCAAGAAGAGGCATCTCTCTGTTCATTGTCATTCCCTTTTATGATCTGTCCACAATGTACATGCTGATTCCCAGGGTTGAGATACACCACAAACAGCAGGGGACTTTGTGCTGACAAAGAGCCTTCTGCAATACTATAAATATGACCTTGCAAACTTCATTCTCCAGTGTCTGCACAACTGTACACACATAGTAATGCTGAGACAATGCATTAACATATGTCATGCAATGCCAGATTATAATGTATACCAGTGACATAGGAATGAGTAGTATTACATACACCGTGATTGTAGATATAATCAGCTTCAAATACACATTACACAAAATGGACCAAATAACCCTAACTCAACAAATGAGATCTTTTGAAATGATACAGCCTTAATGTGATTTGGTCTGACAGACCTCAGGAGATTCCCAGAACTGTGACTGAGAAAGTATCAAACACATGTCCATCATCAGCTGCTGCATTCCTCGTAAGTCTAAAGTGGAGACTGGGCCAGTTAACAATAACGGGTCAGAGTGCCACACCACAGTGTTGTGTAACTGACAAGTAAGCACGAAGTCTGGGGACATTTTGCCTGTGTTCATGAATGAGAGTGAACAAAAGATATTCCAAGCGTTGTTCTCAAACcacatttgttctttgtttttcgGCCTTGCTCAAAGTTTGCATTTCACTTAATTGGGCAAATTTAGTAGTGTTGTGAAATCTCTTTCTATCCCTTTGTCTTCACTTGCTTTCACACAGTCAGACCATGATGGGATAAACAGCCCTCCATTACAGCCATTAAATACCCTACTATGCCCTTGTAAAGCAGTGACACTGTAAATACAGCCAAATGGTCTGAGAGAAATGGCAAAGAGGTTCATGTTTACATCCATTTCAAAGCAGCCAGTGGATCTGGGAGGTATTTCAGTGCAAATATAAGCCACATGTGAGATCTGAGGGACGGAGTGAAACTTCAATATCTTTTACAAGAGGGGCACGAAAAGCCACATGAGGTCAATGTTTGGCATCACAATCATTCCCTTCACTTTGCTGCCTACACCTTCAGCACATACAGTGCTGTGGACACTTGGGAATGAAAGAACTGACACAAAACCTACACGTCACATCTGAGCCCTTTGAAACTCTAACCCAAAAGCAAGTGTCTGTCAGGTATGTAGCTCTTGGAACACTTTTACCATTGCTATATGAACGCAGCCCATTTTGATTAAACCAAAATGTGCACACCATCATTTTAtaattacaattttaaaatgagaCCAGATGGGACTGTGGTACAAAACCATGGGTGCAGCATCAGTTTGGAAGTGAGTCAGTGCCCAGCAGTTCCCGGCAGGTAGAAGAGTCAGGGTGTCACACTCTAGCTGCAGATACAGCTCTGTTCCTTTGCTTGAAAAGGGAACTGAGGTTTGTTTCTCCACAGGAAGTTATAACCAGCTACACCTGAGATCTGTCCTGTGTAATCcttgttaaaatgtaatattagtTCAGTCCTGGTGTGCCTCCCTGTGTGCTGCTGTCTCTTGTGTTGCCATTTTGACTCTCTGTGAAGAATCTTGCTTTCATGTGAAGCGTGTCCAGCACCGTGTCTAAATAGAGTCAGCATTGGTTAGGACCCTTCTCCTTCCCCCCTTTAGAACCCCACTCAGACTCTTTGGCACCAGAGACATCAGTGTGCAGATACATATGTGTTGCTCAAACTGTGACACCTGAGAAGATGTTTCATACATAAAACAATTCAATTATATGATATAGAAATAGCTGTGCTGGATAAAGTacaagaaattaaaagtaaaagactatttcacacatgtaaaaacaacagtggattAACACTAGGGGAGAACTTGCAAATACAAGCTATTATAAACGTGGCAGGTATTCAAAATGAAGTATGTGGATGCACtcattcttttaatttaaatgtttatttttacacctCTTTATATTAACAGATTTAGAGTGAAAGGTGTTGCCTAGAGAGAATCATTAGAGGACTCGGGTCAATAGGTCATTGTCGCGTTTTTCTGCTCATTCTCACAActttgctgtttctgtactcTCTCACAGCTCTCATGAGACTTGTTTACAGCTGATGTCCTTTCAGTACCTGTCAATCATTGTCAGACAAGCAACTAGGATAGTGTAACCATTAGCAACTCAAGATGCAGACTTTTCAAAAAGAGAGCAGGGATGTAGGGAAAGGGACTATTGATACCACCATTAACCAGAGTGCTCACTTGATGTTTATATAGGTCACTGTTTGctggtgttttatgtgtttataatcagtatttttaataaagagTCCTGTATAAGAAGctagttttcttgtttttattgcaaCACTACTTACTCCATTGAAATGATTTTTGTTGGGAATCCTAAATAGGCAAAAAAGGCAGTGTAACATATAGCAGTCTTTACATGGGAATTATTACATTATGATATCTGAGACCACCATGTTTGAGCAATTATGGAAAAATTTATGTTGAGGACAGTGGGCTTTTAACAAGTCACATCCTGTTTGTCAGGAATAAAATGTCACAGGTTCACAGCTAGCTAACATTAGGAATTTTCTTAAATGGCCTTTGAGCCAAGCATGGTGTGtaaacatgcatgcatgtttttgttttcctttcagcaTGTGTGACTTTGCCCTTTAAAATGAGTAATACATGTTCAGAAGTCGCATAGGTTGGAGTTGACTCATCTTTATTATGAAGGCTCTACAGGCCATGCCAGAAGGAGACGTTCAGAGCCAGAAAATAAGTCTGACAGCATTTTATCTGCATTCCCAATAACCACACATGCAATAACACATGTTTTATAGGCTCTCGTTTGCTTCCGATTAAATACGTTTTACTGGTCTGGCAAAGAGTAAGCCTTGAGCAACATTTGTAATAGTGTTCATCAGCTTTGATCTTTACTGCACTGTCTGTCTGAGTTTCATGGCTCTCATGCTCCATGCATAACAAATactaaacatactgtagttagAAATTACGATTCCTGATTGCAGGAAGGCCAAGCCACCATGGCAGAAAAGCAGAGTTGGAAATAATCATTTTTTGACTGTGCAACCACAGGCTTAAAAGACCATGAGTCgcttatttctctctgtgtggtTGTTAAAGCATCAGGTATATTTCCCATACTCAGAAAACTCTAAGCCAATGCAGCCCTCAATCTCCAAGATGTGTATAAATCATCATAAATACAGAGTCATTATCTAGACTATTTTGATTCCGTCATTTAAATTACCGGTCCCAGCCTCCACCCTAGCCTCCATACACAATAATTTATAAACAGCTCTATCGGTGCCATttgggaaagaaaaaacatcacagatccTGTGAAATAATATTTCTGATAAATTCCTACTGGGCTTCCTCAAACGgtattaaaacagtaaataaatcagTGTAACTGATTGCATGtagactttgtgtttgtttatacgTGGAATACAGTAAATGGATGTCAGCCTGAGTGCATACTGTTTCACTTTATCACTCTTTGGGTCACCGGAGACGTGGGCATCAGATCAGAGATCAGGAACCAGCTTCTATTTGCATATTTGGAATCGCTAATACATGATCTAAGTCTTATTAAATAGATGTGATTTCCCTTTGAGTTTGTGAAGTATTGTTCCTCAGATGTGCCTTTGATGTGTGGCGTACCTCAAGGGTCAGTTCTTCGTCCTACAAACTAAAGGAGAAGCCTTCATACCTTCCAAGTTCAAAACTAAAAAGTCAAGGTAATTgtgcttttgctgtttttgcttcTCCACTTTGGTacttaaattatgtttaaagggagctacatttcattttaatattcctACACTGGTATGTAACCATTCTTTTATCCTggcttcatttttaaatttaaatgatttttaaatgacttctCTTTTTTATACAGGCAAAGTCACAACATAGATTCTTATTTGTAACATAACCACCTTGAAGCTGCGTCTGTTTCTCACTGAAAACCAAGACAACAAATGAGGACAAGAAAATATTCTGCTTTGTGTTACATGTGGGTGCTGTGAGTGAAATTCAACAGAACATTGAATTAGACATGCTTTTACTTCCCTGTGCTCATGAGCAATGTGAGCAGTAAAGTTGAGTGAAAGCTGAGGCACAAACTGTACCAAGTTTGTAAAATTATGAGTCAGGgctttttaaatgtagagaTTTCAGATTGAAAAATTGAATCAATTCAGCAGCTAAGTTCATTAAATATGTTGCCTTATTCTGTTTTACAACATAACTGCCTGCAGTGTTTAAATTATCTGGACCAAATGATCTTGAACTGAGATCGCTCTCTTTCTCAACTGGTCCTACTCTGTGAACGAGCTTTGGCCAGTTGTCCAAGCTAAGCATCAGCAAAGCAAAGTCAAGGGTGGCAGGCTGAAATAATATTTGCCATAATTACTCAGAGAACATAAACATAACTGCACCTGGCTCAGCTGCACTACCTGGCCAGTTCTGCTGTGTATGTTAGTCTGTAGCTGCTACAGTAACACTGTCTTAGTCTGCCAAAAACATCAGACggctcttttgtctctttttggcTTCCCACACTAACATTTTCAAAGTATTTTGATTGTGAAACAAGAATTAACATCTTGTTTGGGATGGGATTAAatgatcaaaataaaacaaatacaatgaaaaaaatgtctgtatgtGAATCTGTGTCCTTCCAATAGTGAACCGGCATTTCACTCATTTGAGTTTGAATCCAGATGTGTTCAGGTGTTCATTCAAATTCAGGTTTCACAATGAGACATGACAAAAAGCTATATGAGCATTCCTATGGAAGTCAGCTTTTAATACTTCATATGCCCTTAGCAGGTGACTTACCCCCCATAAGCAAAGACCAGACAACCAGCTGCTTAACCAGACCTTTTGGTCCCTGTTTTCACAACACAAGTGCAAGGCAGTAGGTCACTCATTTGCTAATTTGCTTCACATAGTTCAAGTGAAAAAGGGCTGACTGGGGTGGGACATAGATTGAGCGGTGTACTACCCTGTCTTACTAAATTCATGATTTGTGCTTTAGTGGGAGGCTGTGTGATGTAGTTCATCATCTAGTCTATGCATGAcccagaggaagcagagagatggttttattttaccCATCCCTACTCACCTCGGAGCCACCTCTCTGGATATCGAGCAAGAGCTCTTGAATATCCTGAAAGTCAAAATCCAGCCGGTCCACCTGTCCTGACAGTGTCCAGAGTACTCCAGTGGTGCCACTCATCCAGGCTGTGTCACCCTGGGGTAACTTGGACGCTCTTGGTAAGACAGCATTTTTGGTTCCCCCTCGACCTGCTGCAagttgcccccccccccccagctctCACCAGTCGGCTTGAATCTGTGTAGGGAACACTGCAAGTGCTAGGTGGCCCAGTTGATTTTATTGACAGTTTCTGGTGAGTACTATGTCCCACTCACTTGTGTGTCCAGCATTTTTGCTTATCTTATCTCCTCTACAAGGTCTTTTGCTGGATTGGTCCCACAGCACATTAGAGGCAACAGTTCTAGCATCCCAGAACCCCCATTAACCTATATTTATGTTGACTTTGTCAGACATTGTCAAAACCATAAAATGAAGATTTGGTCTCTTGGGTGTGCCCGTTCCACTTCTTACCAGATGTTGGCTctgatgcatttgtttgttgttgttgaaagatttattcatttgtatCACTGTGGGTAGAGCTGTCATCACTAAGTGGAAATGCTGTGGACACAAGTCATTGCATACAAAATGCCAATTTTGTATGCAATGACTTGTTGTATGCAATGCAACTGAATGGCATCAATCAAACAGGACGGATACCCGGCGTCATCAAGCATGTTACCCAGTGAGCAGGTTTTACACAACCATGGACATGACGAAGACATGGCTGTGACATTACTTTGCAACCCTGAGTTTGAAACTTAAAGAAAGTAACAAAATGGATCCTGGGTTCACTCTACTGCAGTGTGTAGTTGTATATTACATTTGACAGCTTCCTCTCTAACTCCTAATTCCTCTCCAACTCTTCATTAACCTATCAAGCCTCAGTCTACCATTACATGGAAGTACTGTCCACATATTGAATTAGGAAGAGCTTGACCTTACATCTCGATCAATGAGGAAATGTTGTTAGCTCTGTGCCACTTAAATGCGTGCGTCACATGGAGGTTTGTGTGAGGTAGTGCAGCCACTACACATTTTCCCCAGAAGCAGTTATATTGCCCTTTGCAAATTATATGTAACTGAATCTCCTTATTTACCCCTCAGACTAGAGGCCAGCTTACCCTGATTACCTCAGGTTATCCTGTTGGTGACTGAGTGTGTGACTAATCAGCATGTGACTTCtccatttttttctattttaaatcaGCTTTACCTTTACAGTTGCTACTATGCACAAATAATATGTTTCCCCCTAGTAGTCTCATGTGTCATGAAAAAAAGAGGTGTAGGCATGATTGATGGTTTTACCCCCTCTGGTTTTGAGATTCATGTACACTATAATAGATCTAACATACACCAGAtgtttaaggtgtgtgtgtggatgtgtgtgtgtgcaggtacgtatgagagaaagagaaggccTGTTATCATCTCCAGGTCAAGCATTGCAGCAGATTCGCAGTTTTCAAAGTCTGTCTTTATGTAGAATTAGAACAGGCATGTTAGGAAGGAATCCTTAATTGCCAGtatgagaagaagaaataatcaCAGTAAGGAGAAACTTTTCCAACATACATATGTGCAGTTggtatttgtattgttttactGTGCTGTAGTATAGTGAAAGATGATTTTAATGGGGAgggaaaataatagaaacactgGTCAGTATAATTTATGACCTTTAAAGGTGCTGGTACTGGATTTCACCACCATATAGTGCCAGGCAAGCTAAGATAAACAACTGCTGGTGGTAGCTTAATACTTAATGGACAGACACAAGGGTGGTATAAATCTTATCAACTAACTCTCGAAAAGCAAATAAGCATGCTTTCCAACATGTAATACTAATCCTTTAagtaatgtgcatgtgtggataTGTGCAAGTTAGATTACGACGCGTTTAAGCTGCAGTTTATGTTTAACAACTAGAAGCAGCATTTGCAGAATTTTCACTTCTATCCAGTTTTATTCTTGACTGCTGGTGTCCAGCACTATGTTTAGATTCAGGGGAAGTACAATAAGTGTGTTGTTTGGTGAGTACTtcctgtaaacaaaacagtatCACATTTGGAGTGAAAGAGGGTGCGGCTCAGATGAGCAAGCAGGCTGTAACCATAGGCATTATAATAATTTCCAGGTTTATATGTGCCAGTGAAAAAAAGCCAGAAACCCCAAGTTATTTGACTGACCTCGATCTTCTGATCTGAGGGACATAATGTTTCTTCAGTGTTACATCATTGTTTAATCACACATTCACAGGACATATAATCAAAACATCCCCTGATATAACACAGTGGATTTCTCGTGGACTCTGCTGAAGGAAAGAGAATGTGGACACAAAACATCCTTATGATTCTAATATCAGCAAATAAGTTGGGAGATGAGGAAATGGCTATTTTGAGAGCAGTGTAGAAGACCTTGACTGTGTTTATCacttgactgtgtgtgtgtgaaacgaGAATGTGTACGAGTGAGACTGTTCCATAGGCGTGTCTGTCATGCCACCGGTGACCCTGAGATTCCCTCCCGTGCGACGTCATGTCACTTCCTCCCTTTGTTTCCCCGCTCAAGAGGACCTttctaaaaatgtctttttgtttaaaGGTTCTCAACAGCACTCCTTCCTCCTTTGCTTGGCAATGGagtgttgtatgtgtgtttgtatattagTGAAACCCTATATAGTCGGCCCCAAAAAACAGGAACCGTTGAGATGCACATGAGGATGCTGAGGGGTGTGTATTTTCCTCTTCGGTTTGTACCTATATACAGCAAAGGATCCTGTTTCATAACACCGTCTTGATGTGGTGTGGTACAGATGGTGGGGACCTGCATGTCGccacacattttatttggatTGACGTACCCACTCTCAAACATAATGTTCCTCCCAGTACCTCCCACGCTGTTAAGATTCACCTCTGCACAGAATAACCTCTGGTCTTGACCACAGCAGTGTTTGACTACAGCATCTCCCGTGGCTCTTTAGGAACTGCCAATTATATTCTGACAGGCATGGTGTAACGCTCTCTATGGGTCATCATGACAATGCTGAGGTGTTGCAACAAGAACACAAGTGTAATAGTGCCATAGGGGGTGGCGGGGTGGGGGTTGGGGTCAGTTAAGGCTGTTCAGTGATATAAATACAactgacacaaatacacacttatTTGAAGTTCAAGGGAAGTATACATGCTTTTCTCCTCAGTGGAAAGTGGCTTTTGTCTCTGTAAATCAGTCACTTCCAGATTTCCAATACCTCCAAAACTTTCCTTGCTagagcagcagtgaaacaaTGAGGGCCTGCAGGCTATTCAGAGGCTGTTGTATAGGATGCGCAGGGCGGGAGAGCTTATACAGTGACCTCAGGGGACAAGTTCAACCCAGACCAAAACCCTGCCCTGCCCATGAGCCAGCAACTATGAAGGGAAGAGAACAGCGGTGACTATAAAAACAGTCTGACTGGGTTTTGTTCATTCGCCGCACACCCTGACCTTGAGTATCACAGCATCGGCAGCTCTCTTACCTTTTGTCTAAAACACCGAAGCAAAACTAAATATCTGTGGCTGTTGCACAGCTGCAGGACCTGTACCAATTTCTCCAAATTGAGAGGAGCTGTGTGCAGTTTACGCACATGCACTGCAAGGGTAActtcattattaaaatcatcTGTATCTGCTTTTTCCAGCACCAGCAGAGCTACAGTACTTTCCACTGGTGAATCACAATATTTCTTTCTGGGATATCAAGATGATTATTATGCGtatattttacttttgcttcttaattacaataatatttCACAACGCAAAGCATGAAACTTATCACTGAAGTAAATAAAGATTACTTCACAGAATCTAACAATGAAACCACTTAGGTTTATCTAAAAGGTAAAAAGGTTTAGGTTTTACCTCCCGAACATGAACagggagctggttccacaggagaagAGCTTAATAGCTAAATGTTCTGCCTCACATTCTGCATTCTGGGAACAACaatagacctgcactctgacaGTAAAGTGTTCTGCTggtactatgaggtctttaagatatgatggagccTAATCATTAAGTGCTTTAAATGTAAGGGGaaagattttaaattctattccACATCAAAGTTACCTGAGCCAGTGGAGACAAGCttatgtaggagaaatatgatctctctcgCTAATGCCAGGCAGATCCTGGCTGCAGGATTTTGGATtcactggaggctttttaaagaGTTC
This genomic window from Anabas testudineus chromosome 4, fAnaTes1.2, whole genome shotgun sequence contains:
- the bloc1s2 gene encoding biogenesis of lysosome-related organelles complex 1 subunit 2, whose translation is MAATGDDAAAMDSISRALAAHPAAPNPTAGVSTHAEGPEDAAEIPAVAPKKSITNSDGGVETAEEAVEPAQPDINELCTDMFEKMAIFLQGELTATCEDYRLLENMNKLTSLKYMEMKDISINISRNLQDLNNKYASLQPYLDQINQIEEQVSALEQAAYKLDAYSKKLEARFKKLEKR